The Paenibacillus sp. FSL H7-0357 nucleotide sequence ATCCGTCTGAATATACATGATTATCCCCCTGTCTTAACTTGTCAGCCGCCGTGCGGCCCGGCCTATCTTAACATTCACCAGAATAATGCTGCATACGATCAGCAGCATACCCACTACCAGATTCAGCGTAATCCGCTCATTTAATAATACTACACTTGACCCGATCGAGATCAGCGGAATCAGGAAGGTGAATGAACCGACCTTGCTGGCCTCTCCTTCATTGATCAGCTTGAAATAAACCATCCACCCCAGCGCAATGACGAACACCGAAATGAACAATGTGTTCACGATAAAGGCGCTGTTCCACGTAATATCGGACCAGCTCTCCACAGCCGAACCGGCAGCCAGCAAAATGACGCCCCCGATTATGATCTGCATTGCCGTCATCCACAGCATATCTACCCGTACCGCATTTCGTTTCGTATACACCGTCGCCAAGGCCCAGCTTAGCGCGCTGGCCAGGGCAAGCCCTACGCCCAAGGCGGAGATACTTCCGGTAAATCCGCCAATGCTGAGCGCAGCTACCCCGAGAAAACCAAGCAGCAAGCCGAACATCTTCATTCCGTACATACGCTCACCCAGCCAGATCCAGGCAAAGATACCGAGCAGCACAGGCTGCAGAAAGACGATGGCCGAGAACAGCCCTGAGGGCATATACTGCAGGCCGATCGTCTGGAACCCGTAATAGAAAACGATGCTGAGAAAGGCCGAAGTCAGATAGACCGGCCATAGCTTGCTGAAATGAAGGGCCTTCCTTTTAGGAAGCGCAGCAACAATGAGGATCACCCCGGCAATAACCGTACGGATTCCGGCAAACAACAAGGGCGGAGCGTAGGCTAGAGCAATCTTGGACAGCGGCCAATTGATCCCCCAGACAATAACCAGAAATATAAGTAAAGCAATGTTTTTCTTCCGCTGCTGCATCTCATCACCCCTTGTTCTATTTTCATTCCAAATGATACAATAAGCACAGTCATAATTGAAATGAATTATATTCATGAGGGGCATACCAGATTCGATATGAACAACAATCAAATTCGTCTATTCGTCAAAATCGCCGAGAGCGGCAGCTTCACCAAAGCCGGGCTGGCACTGAACATGACCCAGCCTGCAGTCAGCCGGGCCATCTCCGCGCTAGAGTCTGAGCTTGCAGTGAAGCTGCTGCTGCGCGACCGGCGCAGCGGGCTGATGCTCACTGATATCGGTAAGCGTGTTCTGATTATTTTTCGGGAAATTCTAAATGGGTTTGACAAGGTTGAGCAGGAAATCTCCGCTGAGAAGGGCCTGGAGAAGGGGCTCATCCGCATCGGGGCCTTTCCGGTGGCGTCTGCTTATTTTGTCCCCAAAATCATCCGTTCCATTACCGAGAAATATCCCGAGATTGAGATTGTTCTCTATGAAGGTTCGGTTGCCGAGGTTAAGGAATGGCTGGAGACCCGCTTTATTGATGTCGGCTTCATTATTCCGCCGCAAGAAGAGTTTGCCACAATTCCGCTCTACCGGGAGAAACTGTACGCAGTGCTTCCTGGCGATCATCCGCTCCGTGAGAAGCATGTCATCTGTGTCAAGGATCTGGAAGACGAGCCGATGCTGATCTGCCGGGCAGGTTATGAGCCTCCGGTCGTTGATTTGTTCCTTCGGGGAGGCAGCAAGCTGAATGTGAAATACGAAGTGAACAGCTACATGACCGCACTCAATATGGTTAAGGAGGGGCTGGCTGTTGGTGTCATGTCCCAGCTGTCCCTGCTGTCTCCGCCGCCGAATGTGATCATAAAGGAGCTGGCCCCCGATGCTTACCGGGATATCCATCTCGCCGTCCATACACTGGAGGAGACCTCGATTGCCGTCCGCTTATTTATGGACACTGCACTGCAGCTGTTCTCCGGGGCAGAACTGTCTGTGCTTTGACGAAATACACCACTATGCTGAACAAGAGGAGTGAACCACTTGAAATATCACCGTTTGGGTAACAGCGGGCTGCAGGTCTCCGCACTGGGTCTGGGGACCAATTCCTTTGGCAAAAGAGCCGATCAGGAGACCTCCATAGATATCGTCCATGCCGCGCTCGATCAAGGCATTAACTTTATCGATACCGCCAATATTTATGCCGGCACCGAATCGGAACGGATCATCGGACTGGCGCTGGAGGGCAGACGTCAAAGTGCTGTTCTCGCTACCAAAGCAGGCCTTCCGAGACACGAAGGCCCTAACGGCAGCGGCTCTTCCCGCCATCACCTGATGCTGGAGCTGGAAGGCAGCCTGCGCCGGCTGAAGACCGATTATGTAGACTTATATCAGATCCATACCTTTGATCCCTATACACCGCTGGAGGAAACGCTGCGGACCCTTGATGATATGGTATCCGCGGGCAAAGTCCGCTATATCGGGGCCTCCAACTATGCGGCCTGGGAGTTAATGAAGGCACTGGGCATCAGCGAGGCGCGGAACCTGGTCAAGTATACCTCGATTCAGTGCAGCTACTCCCTGGCTGACCGGACGCCGGAGGCCGAGCTGGTTCCGCTCTGCCTGGATCAAGGACTCGGGATTATCCCCTACTTCCCGCTTGCCGGAGGTATTCTTACCGGCAAATATGCCGGTGACGGCGCACCGCCGGAAGGTTCCAGAGCCGAAACCGATCCGAACTTCGGCCGCTTCCTTACCCCCGGCCGGATTGAGCTGGGGAACCGGGTCGGCCGGATTGCCGAAGAAACCGGCACCTCTATGGCTGCGCTGTCCCTGGCCTGGCTGATGAACAAACCGGCTGTATCCACGGTGATTGTCGGAGCCACCCGCGTGGAGCAGGTGCAGCAGAATCTGCAAAGCGTTGCCCTCCAGCCGGATGCTGAGCTCATGGACAAGCTGGATCAGGCCAGCGGCACCTTCCGCAGCGGCGAGCCGTTCGCGGTGTACCGCCTGCCATAGCAGTTATCCGTAAATAAACAGAATAGGGGTACTTCTCATAGCAATGAGAAGTACCCCTATTTTCATATGGCACAAATGGCCATCCAGTTATACAGCTGCGATAAATTTCTCCATATCTTCTTGTACGGTTGTAATGCCGCTGATACCGAAGGTATCGACCAGCACCTTGGCTACATTCGGCGACAGGAAGGCCGGGAGTGTAGGTCCGAGGTGAATATCCTTCACACCCAGATACAGCAGGGCCAAGAGTACAATTACTGCCTTCTGCTCATACCAGGCAATATTGTAGGAGATAGGCAGATCGTTAATATCCTCAAGTCCGAATACTTCCTTGAGCTTCAGGGCAATCACGACAAGCGAGTAGGAATCATTGCATTGGCCGGCATCCAGTACACGCGGAATCCCGCCGATGTCGCCAAGCGCAAGCTTATTATATTTGTACTTCGCACAGCCTGCCGTAAGAATCACGGTATCTCCCGGCAGTTCGGCAGCGAAATCGGTATAATAATTGCGGCTCTTCATCCGGCCGTCACAGCCGGCCATTACGAAGAACTGCTTGATGGCGCCGGTCTGAACGGCCTCAACCACCTGATCGGCTACGTTCATTACAGCCGCGTGGGCAAATCCGCCGACAATCTCGCCGGTTTCGATCTCTTCCGGAACCGCACAGCCTTTCGCCTGTTCAATGATAGCGGAGAAGTCCTTCGCTCCATTGGCATCCGCCGAAATATGCTGCACTCCCGGGAAACCGGTATTGCCCGTAGTATACAAACGGCCGATATAACTCTCCTTCGGCGGTACAATGCAGTTCGTCGTCATGAGAATCGGTCCGTTGAAGCTTTCAAATTCCTCCGCCTGTTTCCACCAGGCATTGCCGTAGTTGCCCACAAAATGACTGTATTTCTTAAAAGCCGGATAATAATGCGCCGGCAGCATCTCGCTGTGTGTATATACATCCACTCCGGTGCCATCGGTCTGCTTCAGCAGCGCTTCCATATCCTTCAGATCATGCCCGCTGATCAGAATCCCCGGATTCCGGCCTACACCGATATTCACCTTGGTGATTTCCGGGTTGCCATAAGTCGTGGTATTGGCCCGGTCAAGCAATGCCATCACATCGACACCCAGCTTGCCGCATTCCATCACAAGTCCAGTCAGTTCATCCGCCGTGAGTGTATCATCCAGAGTCGCCACCAGACCTTTTTCCATAAAAGCATGTGCGCCTTCTTCGTAATAGCCCAGCACTGCGGCATGCTCCATATACGCCGCCATTCCCTTCAGCCCGTAGGTCAGCAGTTCACGCAGGGAACGGATATCCTCATTCTCTGTGGACAGAACTCCTACCGTCTCCGCCTTCGCCTGCAGTTCCTCATCGGTGCCTGCCGTCCAAAGAGCCGCGTCATGCCCGGCATAAGGAACCTCTACTCCGGCTGCCTGCAATTTACTGCTCCACTGGCCGCGAAGGATCAACCCTTCTTTGATTCTGGCAATAAAAGCTTCAGGCATGAAATTAGCATTGGTTATTGTAGCGAACATACCCTCTATAATAAATTTCTCCGTGGTAGAGTCGGTCATTCCAAGCTCCCGGCCCCGGCGTGCAAAGATGGAAATCCCCTTCAGCGTGTAGATCAGCAGATCCTGAAGATTTGCCACATCGCTAGTTTTCCCGCAGACTCCCTGAATCGTACAGCCCGATCCTTTAGCCGCTTCCTGACATTGAAAACAAAACATATTGCTCATTGCATGTTCACTCCTTTAATAGGTATAGGCTACCAATATAGGACTCCGTTCGCCCCGCCTTTACAGTTAAGGCTAATTGTAGTAGACTTTCGCCATACAATCGGTAACGGATGTTACCAGATGCTATAAATTTGGAGGAAATGCTATGAAACCGGAGCCCGCTGTACTGCAATCCTGCCTGCTGTTCCGCGGGAAAACCGTGAAGGAAATCGAAGCGGTGCTGCAAAAAATAACCTATACCGTAAGCAGCTTTCATAAGAATTCACTGATCTTGGCGGAAGGTGATACTGCGGACAAACTCGGCATTGTGCTGGAAGGACGGATTGAGGTTCAGAAAACCCATCCTACCGGCAGCAGTGTAACCATTGCCCATCTAAATCAGGGACAGACCATTGGCGAAGCGGTGTTGTTCCGCAGAGAAAATATAGTTCCGGCTACTGTTACAGCCACAGGCCCCTGCTCCGTCATGTTTATCGGCAAGCAGGAGCTGCTGCGGTTGTTCACCACAGACACGGACATGCTCACACGTTTCATTGAGAATCTGTCGGAGCGCCTGGTGCTTGTCAACCGGAAGATCGAAATATTGTCAGCCGGCCCTCTGCGGCGGCGGGTGATCAGCTTTTTGCTGGAGCAAGCCGCTCAGCAAGCCTCCGAGGTCATCCGGCTGCCCTTCAGCAGAAAAGAATGGGCGGAGCATTTAAATACGGCCCGCCCGTCACTATCCCGTGAAATGGGCTATCTGCGTGATATCGGCTGGATTCATTTCAAAGGCAGCAGCATTACGCTGCTGAATATGATGGCTATGAACGACTACATCCGCACCGTCCCTTCGGCTCCCGGCCAGGACAAGTAATTCCTGCCGGAAGCTATTCTCGGGGATACACGAACACATCTATATCTACACATCATATATTGGAGGGTTTACTTATGTCGGAGTTAACAGCCCAAAGCGTTGAACAGATGCTGGCCGGGCACAGTGAGTTGTTTCACAGCGGGGCTACGAAGGAGCTCTCCTTCCGGCTTCGCCAGCTGCAGAAGCTGAAAGATGCCATCCGCCGCAATGAGGCGAAAATTATCGCGGCCCTGCATCAGGATCTGCGCAAGAGCGAATTTGAAGCCTATGCGACGGAAATCGGCTTCACGCTGGACAGTATTGGATATATGATGAAGCATCTGAAGCGTTGGATGAAGCCGGTCAAGGTCAAATCCCCGCTGCATATATTTCCGGCCAAAAGCCGGATCCTCAGCGAGCCCTACGGAACCGTGCTCATTATCGGCCCCTTCAATTATCCGTTTCAGCTGCTGATCGAGCCGCTCATCGGGGCCATTGCTGCCGGCAACTGCGCCGTACTGAAGCCCTCCGAGAGCACTCCGGCCATTACCGCCGTGATTGAGGAAATGATCAGGGAAACCTTCGAACCGTCCTATATCCGTGTAATTCAGGGCGAGAAAGAAGCCACCAATCTGCTGATCCATGCCAAATTCGATTATATTTTCTTCACCGGAAGTGTCCCTGTCGGCAAAATAGTCATGGAAGCCGCGGCCAAAAATCTGGTGCCGGTAACACTGGAGCTGGGCGGTAAAAGTCCGGTCATTGTCGATAAGAGCGCCAATCTGGAGATAGCAGCCAAACGGATTGTCTGGGGTAAGCTCATCAATGTGGGCCAGACCTGTATTGCCCCGGATTATCTGCTCGTCCACAGCGATGTGGCATCCCAGCTGATCTCCTTAATGAAACGTTATATTCAGGAGTTCTACGGCCAGGATGCGCAGCAGAACCCGGATTACGGGCGGATTGTGAATGACCGCCAGCTGCGCAGAATTGCCGGAATGATTCAGCGGGACCAATCAAAGGTCATTATGGGCGGCACCGTCGTGCCGGAGGATCTGTACATAGAACCTACACTGCTCTATCCTGCGGATTGGAAGGATGCGGCTATGGAGGACGAGATTTTTGGGCCTGTACTTCCCATTATGGAATATACCCGGCTGGACGAAGCCATCCGCAGCATCAATGAGCGTCCCAAGCCGCTCGCTCTCTATCTGTTCACCGAAGACAAACAGGCTGAACAGGAGGTGCTGGCCAGAGTTTCATTCGGCGGAGGCTGCATCAATGATACGATTACCCATGTAGCCAGCACACATCTGCCATTTGGAGGAGTGGGAGGCTCCGGCATCGGCGGATATCACGGCAAGCATAGCTTTGATCTTTTTTCCCACAGCAAGAGCATTGTAAAAAGAGGGACAAAGCTTGACCTCGGGGTTGTCTATCCGCCATATGGCAATAAGGTCAAGCTGGCGCGGAGATTGCTGAAATAGAGTGCAGCGATTAGCAAAAGACAGCATAAAAGGATACCGCCCTGTTCGGGGCCCGGTATCCTTCGCTCCATTACCCCGCTCTTCTGCCCTCCACCCAACTGGCTACCTCTTTTTCCGGTATGGGTCTGCTGATGAAGTAGCCCTGGATCTTGTCACAGCTTGTACGCTCCAGAAAGGCCAGCTGCTCCCGGGTTTCCACCCCTTCTGCGGTCACCTTCAGTCCCATATCATGACCGATGGTTACGATGGATCGGGCCAGTGACATATTGTTCGGTGTATCAATGCTGTCAATAAACGACTTATCAATCTTCAGCGTAGTGATCGGCAGCTGCTTCAAATAGCTAAGCGAGGAATACCCTGTTCCGAAGTCATCCAGGGCAATGCCGATTCCCCGTTCTTTCAGCGATTCCAGCTTGGAACTGATCGCCTCGAAGGATTCCATGAAGATCGACTCGGTAATCTCCAGCTCCAAATATTCCGGCGGCAATCCGGTCTCCTTCAGAATCCCCAGCACCATATCGGTGAAATCATCCAGCATCAGCTGGATCACCGAAATATTCACCGAGATATGGTAGCCCTCATAACCTTCTGTATGCAGCTCTTTAATGAACCGGCAGGCCGCCCGCAGCACCCATTCACCGATCGGGACAATCAACCGGCAGTCTTCAGCGATTTTGATGAACGAAAGCGGCGATACAAAACCAAGCACCGGACTGTTCCAGCGGATCAGAGCCTCGAAGCCCCAGATTCCGCCTGAGGCGGTGTCCACCAGCGGCTGATAATGCAGCGAAAGCTCATTATTGGAGATAGCATTTCTTAAATGCTTCTCAATGATCATCCGTTCGTCAAAATGCCGCTGCATCGCCTGTCCGTATAATACATATGTCCCTTTACCGGCTTCCTTCGCTTTATACATGGCAATATCGGCATTCTTCAAAAGCTCTTCAGCATTGATCCCATTCTCCGGATACTGGGCAATACCAATACTGGTCGAGATGTGAACGACGCTGGCATTCAGCTGGAAGGGCTCCTTGAAACCCTGCACAAGCGCTTGTGCATAGGAGATCACCTCATCCGATCCCTTGATATTCTCGAACAGAATCACAAACTCGTCACCCCCGAAACGGAAGTGCTTGCTGCGACCGTCCGACAAGCCCAGCAGCCGTTCACCGACCTTGACCAGCAGCTCGTCGCCAAAGGTGTGGCCCATCGTATCATTAATATATTTGAAATTATCAATATCCAGAAAGAACAAGGCTGCATGCCCTCCAGCGTGTTCCTTGATAAACTTCTGCAGCTCCTCGGAAAGGGACAGCCGGTTCGGCAGACCGCTTAAGACATCGTTATAGGCCAGCAGCCGGTATTTCTCTTCGCTGGTCTGCAGCAGTGCCTGATTCTCGACCACTTTGTTATATTGCTCCAGCAGCTCATCCTGCAGTGCCGTAAGCTCCTCGTAGGTCGACTCCAGTTCCTGATAGCTCATTTGGAGCTTGCTCTCATAACCTTTGCGGTCCGTAACATCAACCATAGAGCCGGAAAAACGGACAAAACCTCCGTCCGCATTGCGCAGCACCTTGCCCCGGGCCTGAAACCATTTATATTCGCCTGATTTGCTCCGCATCCGGTATTCGCAGTAATAGTAGGAACTTTTGCCCTGCAGATGCTCAGTGCGCAGGCGGTTCTCATGTTCTGCATCCTCTGGATGGATAAGAGTTCTCCAACCTCCATGGCTCTCGTCCACTTCATCCCGCTCATAGCCGAGCAGCTCATACCAGCTGTCCGAGAAGTAGTAGATCATCGTGGTCATGTCCACATCCCAGATTACCGCATCCGCACCATAGGCAGCCAAACTGAAGCGTTCATTGCTTTTTTCCAGGTTGCTTCGCATTCGCTTGACCAATTGCACGTAGAATAGGAGGATGAGAATAAAGGCCAGCAGAACGGCGAATGCCGCGACAATGCTCAGTACAAGCTTTTTATAGGATTGATAGAAGGAAAAGGGCTTGTTGATGACTTCGCTGCCTTCCGGCAGCTGCTTCAGGGAAACGTTGAAACGCTGCAATTCCTTATAGTCAAAAACCTTTCGCACGGAGCTGTCCGAGACAATAGGGATTACTCCCGCATTTTCTCCTTCCAAAATCCGCAGAGCCAGGCTGGCTGCAGTTTGTCCCTGGATTTTGCCGCTAATCAGATTTCCGCCGAAGGCCCCGTGATTCAGGCTAAAATCATAAATATGATATACCGGCACACTGCTGCTCTCGCTAAGCTCGCTTGAGAACCGGTCAAATTCAGTAATTCTTCCCGTTGTATCACTGTAGTATGTAGTCATAAGAACCATGCTGTCTGATGAAAGGTTGGATACTTGATCGATGATTTGATCATTGGAGAGGCTGTTCATCGGGAAGACCTGGAGTCCCCGCTCCAGAGACAGAATCTGGTCACTGACCATTTTACCCGTGGAGAGCCCGCTTTCGGAATTGTCGAATACGATGTACACCTTACGGATCGATGGATTGAGCTTCAGCGCCATTCGTATCGTTTCTGTAGGATCGATCTCTTCGATGACTCCGGTGATATTGCGCTTGTCCGCTATGCTGTCCACACCCAGCTGATTAATCCCGCTGAATACGATGGGTGCATCGTTCAGGATTTCCTTGCGGTACTGAATAACGAAGTTCAAGGCAGCATCATCCGTAACGATAATCGCATCGATATGAATAGCTTGATATTTGAACTTGATCATCTGGTAGACGTGCTCGAGGTTGTCATTGCTGGGGAATCGTTTCCAGTCCATATACTCCGTGTAGATAACCGGCGGATCAGCTGCTCCTTTAAGCTGCTCTTCAATGCCTGCACCCTGGTCATCCGTCCAGGCAAAGCCCTTTTGATAGGAATGCAGGACAAGCACATTCTGAGGGCGCCGTTCTTCGCTGCTGGCGGACACCGGCTGATACAGTGCCGTGCTGAGCATAATAAATAAAAGCAAAAACAAGCCATACCGTAACCTGCGCTGAATTTTCCCCTTGCCCATTAGCACACTCCCATTCATCTATCCCAAACATCCCAAAATCAGAAACGGGGAAATTCGACAATTTCTATTAAAAGCGTATGGATCCATTATGATTGGGCTTTGCTATTTACTTATAAGCTTAATAGAGTAAATATATAGACTGAACTTATAATTCTTCTATTTTGGGATTGGCCGTGACTACAGAGAATGTTTGGACTTCCGGCCGCTGTTAGGTTTGGATTTCCTGAATTTAACCGCGAATCGCGGTAGAAATCCAAACCTAAAGGCGGACGCTATCGCTCCTCCAGTTCCAAAATTCCCCTCCGCCACTTTTCCCTAAATGTACATTCTCAAGTTCAATCTATATAGTAAATAAAATTAATTACAATTTATGACGTTTTTCTTCTTATTATATGGGGAAAGTCTAATTTTTGAAACATAAATAGAAGGTTCATCCCTTCATGGACAGTC carries:
- a CDS encoding DMT family transporter is translated as MQQRKKNIALLIFLVIVWGINWPLSKIALAYAPPLLFAGIRTVIAGVILIVAALPKRKALHFSKLWPVYLTSAFLSIVFYYGFQTIGLQYMPSGLFSAIVFLQPVLLGIFAWIWLGERMYGMKMFGLLLGFLGVAALSIGGFTGSISALGVGLALASALSWALATVYTKRNAVRVDMLWMTAMQIIIGGVILLAAGSAVESWSDITWNSAFIVNTLFISVFVIALGWMVYFKLINEGEASKVGSFTFLIPLISIGSSVVLLNERITLNLVVGMLLIVCSIILVNVKIGRAARRLTS
- a CDS encoding LysR family transcriptional regulator, whose product is MNNNQIRLFVKIAESGSFTKAGLALNMTQPAVSRAISALESELAVKLLLRDRRSGLMLTDIGKRVLIIFREILNGFDKVEQEISAEKGLEKGLIRIGAFPVASAYFVPKIIRSITEKYPEIEIVLYEGSVAEVKEWLETRFIDVGFIIPPQEEFATIPLYREKLYAVLPGDHPLREKHVICVKDLEDEPMLICRAGYEPPVVDLFLRGGSKLNVKYEVNSYMTALNMVKEGLAVGVMSQLSLLSPPPNVIIKELAPDAYRDIHLAVHTLEETSIAVRLFMDTALQLFSGAELSVL
- a CDS encoding aldo/keto reductase, whose amino-acid sequence is MKYHRLGNSGLQVSALGLGTNSFGKRADQETSIDIVHAALDQGINFIDTANIYAGTESERIIGLALEGRRQSAVLATKAGLPRHEGPNGSGSSRHHLMLELEGSLRRLKTDYVDLYQIHTFDPYTPLEETLRTLDDMVSAGKVRYIGASNYAAWELMKALGISEARNLVKYTSIQCSYSLADRTPEAELVPLCLDQGLGIIPYFPLAGGILTGKYAGDGAPPEGSRAETDPNFGRFLTPGRIELGNRVGRIAEETGTSMAALSLAWLMNKPAVSTVIVGATRVEQVQQNLQSVALQPDAELMDKLDQASGTFRSGEPFAVYRLP
- the hcp gene encoding hydroxylamine reductase, with protein sequence MSNMFCFQCQEAAKGSGCTIQGVCGKTSDVANLQDLLIYTLKGISIFARRGRELGMTDSTTEKFIIEGMFATITNANFMPEAFIARIKEGLILRGQWSSKLQAAGVEVPYAGHDAALWTAGTDEELQAKAETVGVLSTENEDIRSLRELLTYGLKGMAAYMEHAAVLGYYEEGAHAFMEKGLVATLDDTLTADELTGLVMECGKLGVDVMALLDRANTTTYGNPEITKVNIGVGRNPGILISGHDLKDMEALLKQTDGTGVDVYTHSEMLPAHYYPAFKKYSHFVGNYGNAWWKQAEEFESFNGPILMTTNCIVPPKESYIGRLYTTGNTGFPGVQHISADANGAKDFSAIIEQAKGCAVPEEIETGEIVGGFAHAAVMNVADQVVEAVQTGAIKQFFVMAGCDGRMKSRNYYTDFAAELPGDTVILTAGCAKYKYNKLALGDIGGIPRVLDAGQCNDSYSLVVIALKLKEVFGLEDINDLPISYNIAWYEQKAVIVLLALLYLGVKDIHLGPTLPAFLSPNVAKVLVDTFGISGITTVQEDMEKFIAAV
- a CDS encoding Crp/Fnr family transcriptional regulator: MKPEPAVLQSCLLFRGKTVKEIEAVLQKITYTVSSFHKNSLILAEGDTADKLGIVLEGRIEVQKTHPTGSSVTIAHLNQGQTIGEAVLFRRENIVPATVTATGPCSVMFIGKQELLRLFTTDTDMLTRFIENLSERLVLVNRKIEILSAGPLRRRVISFLLEQAAQQASEVIRLPFSRKEWAEHLNTARPSLSREMGYLRDIGWIHFKGSSITLLNMMAMNDYIRTVPSAPGQDK
- a CDS encoding aldehyde dehydrogenase; translated protein: MSELTAQSVEQMLAGHSELFHSGATKELSFRLRQLQKLKDAIRRNEAKIIAALHQDLRKSEFEAYATEIGFTLDSIGYMMKHLKRWMKPVKVKSPLHIFPAKSRILSEPYGTVLIIGPFNYPFQLLIEPLIGAIAAGNCAVLKPSESTPAITAVIEEMIRETFEPSYIRVIQGEKEATNLLIHAKFDYIFFTGSVPVGKIVMEAAAKNLVPVTLELGGKSPVIVDKSANLEIAAKRIVWGKLINVGQTCIAPDYLLVHSDVASQLISLMKRYIQEFYGQDAQQNPDYGRIVNDRQLRRIAGMIQRDQSKVIMGGTVVPEDLYIEPTLLYPADWKDAAMEDEIFGPVLPIMEYTRLDEAIRSINERPKPLALYLFTEDKQAEQEVLARVSFGGGCINDTITHVASTHLPFGGVGGSGIGGYHGKHSFDLFSHSKSIVKRGTKLDLGVVYPPYGNKVKLARRLLK
- a CDS encoding ABC transporter substrate binding protein, with product MGKGKIQRRLRYGLFLLLFIMLSTALYQPVSASSEERRPQNVLVLHSYQKGFAWTDDQGAGIEEQLKGAADPPVIYTEYMDWKRFPSNDNLEHVYQMIKFKYQAIHIDAIIVTDDAALNFVIQYRKEILNDAPIVFSGINQLGVDSIADKRNITGVIEEIDPTETIRMALKLNPSIRKVYIVFDNSESGLSTGKMVSDQILSLERGLQVFPMNSLSNDQIIDQVSNLSSDSMVLMTTYYSDTTGRITEFDRFSSELSESSSVPVYHIYDFSLNHGAFGGNLISGKIQGQTAASLALRILEGENAGVIPIVSDSSVRKVFDYKELQRFNVSLKQLPEGSEVINKPFSFYQSYKKLVLSIVAAFAVLLAFILILLFYVQLVKRMRSNLEKSNERFSLAAYGADAVIWDVDMTTMIYYFSDSWYELLGYERDEVDESHGGWRTLIHPEDAEHENRLRTEHLQGKSSYYYCEYRMRSKSGEYKWFQARGKVLRNADGGFVRFSGSMVDVTDRKGYESKLQMSYQELESTYEELTALQDELLEQYNKVVENQALLQTSEEKYRLLAYNDVLSGLPNRLSLSEELQKFIKEHAGGHAALFFLDIDNFKYINDTMGHTFGDELLVKVGERLLGLSDGRSKHFRFGGDEFVILFENIKGSDEVISYAQALVQGFKEPFQLNASVVHISTSIGIAQYPENGINAEELLKNADIAMYKAKEAGKGTYVLYGQAMQRHFDERMIIEKHLRNAISNNELSLHYQPLVDTASGGIWGFEALIRWNSPVLGFVSPLSFIKIAEDCRLIVPIGEWVLRAACRFIKELHTEGYEGYHISVNISVIQLMLDDFTDMVLGILKETGLPPEYLELEITESIFMESFEAISSKLESLKERGIGIALDDFGTGYSSLSYLKQLPITTLKIDKSFIDSIDTPNNMSLARSIVTIGHDMGLKVTAEGVETREQLAFLERTSCDKIQGYFISRPIPEKEVASWVEGRRAG